The DNA sequence CGGTATTGGTCACGGGATCGGTCTTGATATCCATGAAGGGCCTTACTTTGGGCAGTCAACCGACTTGGTGGAGTCTGGGATGGCCATCACTGATGAACCTGGGATTTATTTGGATGGAAAATTCGGTGTACGGATTGAAGATGATATACTGGTGACTGAGACAGGCTGTGAAGTTCTGACTAAGGCACCCAAAGAATTGATTATTATTTAGGAGGTTTCCATGACTGAAAATCGTCTATCTTGGCAGGATTATTTTATGGCTAATGCCGAGCTGATTTCTAAGCGGTCAACTTGTGACCGTGCCTATGTTGGAGCGGTTCTGGTTAAGGACAAACGGATTATCGCTACGGGCTATAACGGCGGGGTTTCCGAAACTGATAACTGCAATGAGGTCGGCCACTATATGGAAGACGGTCATTGCATTCGGACGGTTCATGCTGAGATGAATGCCCTGATTCAATGTGCCAAGGAGGGGATCTCGACCAAGAATACCGAAATTTATGTCACCCACTTTCCTTGTATCAACTGCACCAAGGCTCTTTTGCAGGCAGGTATCAAGAAAATCACCTATAAAGCCGACTATCGTCCCAATGCTCTGGCTATCGAACTGATGAAACAAAAAGGTGTGGAATATATTCAGCATGATGTTCCCCATATCACCTTAGGGAGGGACTAGGCAGAGGCTGTTTACATTCACAAAGAATTTGAGTAGCATCACAAATTATGATAAAATAAGCTGATAACTAAATTAATGAAGAGGTAGAAAAACATGATTGAAGCAAGTAAGCTTAGAGCTGGTATGACTTTCGTGACAGGTGATGGAAAATTAATCCGCGTTCTGGAAGCCAGCCACCATAAACCAGGTAAAGGGAACACTGTTATGCGGATGAAACTGCGTGACGTTCGTTCAGGTTCAACCTTCGATACGACCTACCGTCCCGAAGAAAAATTTGAACAAGCTATCATTGAAACAGTGCCTGCCCAATACCTTTATAAGATGGATGATACAGCCTACTTCATGAATAGCGAAACCTATGACCAATATGAAATTCCAGTGGCTAACGTGGAAAATGAACTGCGTTACATTTTGGAAAACGGTGACGTTAAAATTCAATTCTATGGAACAGAAGTAATTGGGGTACAGGTCCCAACAACTGTTGAACTGACTGTTACGGATACCCAGCCGTCTATCAAGGGTGCTACCGTAACAGGTTCAGGTAAACCAGCTACCTTGGAAACAGGTCTTGTGGTCAATGTGCCAGATTTCATCGAAGTTGGCCAAAAATTGGTCATCAATACCCAAGAAGGAACTTACGTATCACGTGCCTAAAGCTACGATATTAGGGGCAAAGGGAGTGGGAAGGGACCCAAAAATTGAAAATTTTGGGTCCTCACCACGTTCTGGTTTTAAGGGGGGTGACCTGAAACGGTCTTTCTCCAGACCATCTCACTCCCACCTCTGTACAGTTGGCTAGGTTTTCCACTTTGGCCTTATGGAAAAAGGAAAATAAGCCAGCAGTAGTTCATTGGTGCTAAAACACCTAATGAATTGTGCAGAAGTAAGACTTCTTGGCCTAGCCGACAAGTCTCACTCCCAATCACTGCGCCAAGAGTTTATTCTGAAACAGGGATACTGGACGAGTTTTTGTTCAGGCTCAACGAAAGCTCTTATCTATAGTTTTTTAAGTCCCTGACTGACTTGGTTTGACTAGTGTTACCGACTGGTCAAATTTTGTGTCATCAACCAATAAAAAGTTTGATAAAACTTAGCCTTGCTTAAGGCGTAAATTTTAATAAGAATAATTAGAAAGGACAGACCTATGACAGAAACAATTGGAGATATTGTCATCGCTCCTCGGGTGTTAGAGGTTATCACAGGAATTGCAGCGACCAAGGTTGAGGGGGTATATTCGCTCAACAATAAGGCTGTAACGGATAGCATCAGTAAAACTACCCTTAGTCGTGGTGTCTATCTCACTACCAGTGGTGAAGATAAGGTCACAGCGGATATTTACTTGCAACTGCAGTACGGGGTAAACGTTCCGGCGGTTTCGATTGAAGTTCAAAGAGCTGTTAAATCAGCTGTCTACGATATGGCTGAGGTTGAAATTTCAGATGTCAATGTTCATGTTGTTGGTATCGTTCCTGAAAAGACGCCAAAACCAGATATGACAGCCTTGTTTGATGAGGATTTCCTGAATGACTGATTCAAGACATAATCTACGAGAACGAGCTTTTCAAGCGATTTTCAGTTTAGAATTTGGTCGAGCTGATTTTCTTCAGGCTGCTAGCTTTGCCTATGCCTATGACAAAGTAGCAGAAGAAGGACAAGCATTTGACGTTCCAACTCTGCTCTTGAATTTAGTCAAAGGAACCATGGATAATCTGGCTGAAATTGATACTTATATTATTGAGAATCTTAAAGAGGGCTGGTCTTTAGAACGGCTGACCTTAACCGACCGCAGTCTCCTACGTTTAGGACTCTTCGAAATTAAGTACTATCAAGAAACTCCTGACAAGGTTGCCCTCAATGAGATTATTGAGTTGGCTAAAACCTACTCCGACCAAACGTCCGCCAAATTTATCAACGGCATTTTGACAAAGTTTGTTGAAGAATAATACAAAATGACCCGAGTTGGTCATTTTATTTTGGTGAAAAGTGAAAAATCCCTTAGCTATTGGTTGCCAAGGGATTTATTTTTATAAAGATTTTCCGGTTAGGAGGCTGATGGGCAGGGTGTAGTGTTCTTGAACGTCTTTACCATCAATCTTAGCTAGAAGGACATCAACCAAGAGCTCAGCAATTTCCTTGATGGGCTGTTTGATCGTGGTCAACTGTGGGAAATAATTCTCCACAAACTGAGTCCCATCATAGCCAACAATTTTGAGGTCTTGGGGAATTTTAATGCCCAGATCATCCGCAATTTTCATCGTCAGAATGGCTGTCATGTCGTCGGAAGTAAAGATTCCCTGAGGCTTCTCCTGAGACAGGATGGACTTGATTTCCATCTCTTTGCGAATAGCAGAATAATCGCTGGGAATGTTGAAAACCTTAGCTTTAGGAAGAACAGAGCTAAAACCCTTGCGACGCAGACCAGTGGTTGAATTGGAATTATCATTACCAGTAAACATGATAATATTTTGGCAGCCCACCTTTTGCAGGCTAATGGCCGCTAATTTTCCGCCTTCAAAATTATCGGAAGAAATAACAGGGATACGGGGTGCCAGATTGCGGTCAAAGGCAACAATGGGAGCTTCCACCCGTTCGTAATCCTCGATATCCAAATTGTGGCTGGAAGAGATGATACCATCAACCTGATTAGCCGCCAGCATTTCCAAGTAGTCTCGCTCTTTGTCAGATTCGTTCTGGCTGTTGCAGATAATGACCTTGTAGCCGTGATAAAAGAGGATATGTTCCAAGTGTTCAATAATTTCAGCGTAGAACACATTAGAAATTTTGGGGAAAATCAGTCCGATTAGTTTAGAGGATTTTCCCTGAAGCCCACGGGCTAGGTTGTTGGGTTTGTAGCCCAGTTCACGCATGGCTGCATGGACTTTGTTCTTGGTCTTTTCAGAGAGGTAGCCCTTATTGTTGATAACACGAGAGACGGTGGTCGGGCTGACACCAGCCAATTTGGCAACATCAGTTAATTTTGCGACCATAGCTTATCCCTTTAAGTGATAGTAAGTTCCGCTGACCTGACCAGAGAGAACTTTAAGACCTGATTGGCCAGCTTGAGGAAAGACCCGACTGGTAAAGACCTTCTCACCCTTGTTGATGAAGATTTCTACGATGGATTTATCAACAAAGATACGAGCTTCCAGAGTTTGGTTCAATTGGCATTCTCTCGTTGTACCAAACTCAGTCGCATATTGGACACCAGCTTGAGAGCGATCGAGGATAACCTTACCCTTGTCATTATCGATGGTAAGCTTAAGACCATGTCCCTTTTGGTCTGCGAAGAGGAGAAGTTCTGTCTTTTGGTCAGGAGCAAAGGTCAAGTCTAATTCATAACAATTATCTGTCTGAGACTTGTCAGCAAAGGCTTCTTGGTTGGTTCTCAGACTAGTCATGGCTGAAACGGGATATTGGTAGAGTTTACCATCCTTGATGGACAGTTCCTTAACCAAACTCATCGCTCCCTGATAGTCATATTGGTCGGTCGGATAGTCGACATCTGGAAGTCCAATCCAGCTGACACAGTAGGCTCTGCCATCAGGCATATTGAAGCCTTGGGTAGCATAGGCTTCAAAGCCATAATCCAGATTTAAAATTTGGGAAGCACCGACAAGGGCTGGTCGATTTATGTCAAACGTTTGACAGATTTTATAGGTGTTGGGATAAATATTATCATAGGCTAACTCAGATTTGTCCAAACCCTGAGGGCTGTAGAGAAGGACTGGTTGTCCATCGACAAAGACCAAATTTGGACACTCAATCATATACTCAGAGCCTGTGCCGCCAAAATCTAGATTACCGACTTCTTGCCAGCTGTGGACATCGTTATTGAGAGCCTTGTAGAGCTTGATAAAGCCTTTTTTATCAAGGGATTGCGCCCCAATGATGGCGTAGTATTGTCCCTTGTAATCAAAAATCTGTGGGTCGCGGAAGTGCTCAGTCACATCGGCTGGCTGTTTGATAAGGATGTCGTCGAATTTTTCAATATGGCCTTTCTTATCCATCCAAGCTCCGATTTGGCGAGGATCCCGTAC is a window from the Streptococcus criceti HS-6 genome containing:
- a CDS encoding deoxycytidylate deaminase — its product is MTENRLSWQDYFMANAELISKRSTCDRAYVGAVLVKDKRIIATGYNGGVSETDNCNEVGHYMEDGHCIRTVHAEMNALIQCAKEGISTKNTEIYVTHFPCINCTKALLQAGIKKITYKADYRPNALAIELMKQKGVEYIQHDVPHITLGRD
- the efp gene encoding elongation factor P, with protein sequence MIEASKLRAGMTFVTGDGKLIRVLEASHHKPGKGNTVMRMKLRDVRSGSTFDTTYRPEEKFEQAIIETVPAQYLYKMDDTAYFMNSETYDQYEIPVANVENELRYILENGDVKIQFYGTEVIGVQVPTTVELTVTDTQPSIKGATVTGSGKPATLETGLVVNVPDFIEVGQKLVINTQEGTYVSRA
- a CDS encoding Asp23/Gls24 family envelope stress response protein, which gives rise to MTETIGDIVIAPRVLEVITGIAATKVEGVYSLNNKAVTDSISKTTLSRGVYLTTSGEDKVTADIYLQLQYGVNVPAVSIEVQRAVKSAVYDMAEVEISDVNVHVVGIVPEKTPKPDMTALFDEDFLND
- the nusB gene encoding transcription antitermination factor NusB → MTDSRHNLRERAFQAIFSLEFGRADFLQAASFAYAYDKVAEEGQAFDVPTLLLNLVKGTMDNLAEIDTYIIENLKEGWSLERLTLTDRSLLRLGLFEIKYYQETPDKVALNEIIELAKTYSDQTSAKFINGILTKFVEE
- a CDS encoding LacI family DNA-binding transcriptional regulator, giving the protein MVAKLTDVAKLAGVSPTTVSRVINNKGYLSEKTKNKVHAAMRELGYKPNNLARGLQGKSSKLIGLIFPKISNVFYAEIIEHLEHILFYHGYKVIICNSQNESDKERDYLEMLAANQVDGIISSSHNLDIEDYERVEAPIVAFDRNLAPRIPVISSDNFEGGKLAAISLQKVGCQNIIMFTGNDNSNSTTGLRRKGFSSVLPKAKVFNIPSDYSAIRKEMEIKSILSQEKPQGIFTSDDMTAILTMKIADDLGIKIPQDLKIVGYDGTQFVENYFPQLTTIKQPIKEIAELLVDVLLAKIDGKDVQEHYTLPISLLTGKSL
- a CDS encoding sucrose-6-phosphate hydrolase, translating into MNLPTEVRYRPYADWTDEEKAKIEAHIAASPWRANYHIEPKTGLLNDPNGFSYFNGKFQLFYQNWPFGAAHGLKQWVHTESQDLVHFKETGITLQPDHENDSHGAYSGSAYPIDDKLFIFYTGNVRNQDWVRDPRQIGAWMDKKGHIEKFDDILIKQPADVTEHFRDPQIFDYKGQYYAIIGAQSLDKKGFIKLYKALNNDVHSWQEVGNLDFGGTGSEYMIECPNLVFVDGQPVLLYSPQGLDKSELAYDNIYPNTYKICQTFDINRPALVGASQILNLDYGFEAYATQGFNMPDGRAYCVSWIGLPDVDYPTDQYDYQGAMSLVKELSIKDGKLYQYPVSAMTSLRTNQEAFADKSQTDNCYELDLTFAPDQKTELLLFADQKGHGLKLTIDNDKGKVILDRSQAGVQYATEFGTTRECQLNQTLEARIFVDKSIVEIFINKGEKVFTSRVFPQAGQSGLKVLSGQVSGTYYHLKG